Proteins encoded within one genomic window of Pseudomonadota bacterium:
- the cas2 gene encoding CRISPR-associated endonuclease Cas2, whose product MLVLVSYDVATTDPGGSRRLNRVAKACQDYGQRVQYSVFECIVDPAQWAVLKQRLTDEINQEKDSLRFYYLGSNWRRRVEHIGAKETIDQEGPLIA is encoded by the coding sequence ATGCTTGTATTAGTCAGTTATGATGTTGCGACGACAGACCCCGGAGGTTCCCGGCGCTTGAATCGTGTAGCAAAAGCATGTCAGGATTATGGCCAGCGTGTGCAGTATTCCGTATTTGAATGTATTGTCGATCCTGCACAGTGGGCTGTTTTGAAACAGCGGCTTACGGATGAGATCAATCAGGAAAAAGACAGCCTGCGTTTCTACTACCTTGGGTCTAACTGGCGACGGCGGGTCGAGCATATCGGCGCAAAAGAAACGATTGATCAGGAGGGGCCGTTAATAGCATGA